The DNA window ATTCATCCTCACTCAAAACCTTTACCCCAAGCTGCTGCGCCTTTGTCAGTTTTGAGCCCGCGTTTTCGCCAACCACCACATAATCGGTTTTTTTCGACACCGATGATGATGCTTTTCCTGCTCGTTGTTCGATAAGCTCTTTGGCCTCTTCACGGGTGAAACGCTCGAGTGTTCCGGTAATGACGAATGTTTTACCGGAAAAAGGGCCTTCACGTTGAGATCGAGGTTTACCTTTGAGATTAAGCCCGTACTCTCGAAACCGTTCAATGAGTTCCCGGTTCTGCGGCCGGTCGAAATAGAGGCGGATACTCTGTGCCATGCGAGGCCCGATACCATCGATGGCTTCCAGTTTTTCGGCGGGTATGTCATAAAGGTCACGGATATCATCAAAATGTCGGGAGAGGATTTTTGCCGCCTGCGCGCCGACCATGCGGATTCCCAGGCCATGGAGCAACTTGTCAACCGGATTGCTTTTAGATTTTTCAAGCGCTTCAAGTACATTCTGCGCCGATTTTTCGCCCATTCGTTCGAGTGATGCCAGCCGGTCCTGTTGCAGAGTATACAAATCTGCCGGAGTATGAACCAGATCATTGTCGATAAGCTGCTTAATGAGTGCCGGACCCAGGGTGTCGATATTCATGGCGGTGCGAGACACGAAATGAGTCAGGGAGGCGAATATCTGGTCCGGACAGGAGGAGTTGAGACACCGGAGCGCCACTTCACCCTCGATTCTGTCGAGCGTCGATCCGCAGGAGGGGCATCGCCCGGGCGGTGAATAGGGTTCGGTATCAGGAGGACGTTTTTCGGTGAGTACTTTATTTACCTTGGGAATTATTTCTCCGCCCTTTTCAATTTCAACCGCGTCGCCAACCCTGATGTCAAGACGAGCGGTTTCATCGTAGTTGTGAAGGGTCGCGTTCCGGATTGTGGTGCCGGCCAGCGCGACCGGTTCCAGCCGTGCTACCGGGGTGATCACCCCGGTCCGTCCGACCCGCGAATCGAGGCCGGTCACCCGGGTTACCGCTGTTTCAGGCTGATACTTATAGGCAATTACCCAGCGGGGGCTTTTGGCTGTTGCCCCCAGACGACGCTGTTGGTCGAAATTGTCGACCTTCATAACAACACCATCCACCGGAAAATCCAGATCAAACCGTTCCCGTCCCCATCCCTCGCAGAACGCAATGACCTGTTCTGTTGTTGTAAGAACGCCCGAATTGATGATTACCGGAAATCCGATGCTTGAGAGAAACCGGATATTTTCAAAGTGACTTTTTTGATGATTTTCCGAGAGGAGATAATGGGCATAGAATGAGAGGTGCCGTCGGGCAACTTCCCTCGGATCCTGAAGTTTCAGGGTTCCGGCAGTCGTATTGCGGGGATTCTGCATCGGTTTCTGTCCACTTTCGATTATCGACTCATTGAGTTTTTGAAAATTATCGAAGGTCATGAAAACCTCTCCCCGGACCTCAAAGGATGCGGTATAATCGACCTTCAGGGGAATAGATCGGATTGTCTTGATATTGGGTGTAACATCATCACCCACAATCCCGTCACCCCGGGTTATCGCCCGTTGCAAACGACCGTTTTCATAGCGGAGAGCAGCGGCAACCCCATCGATTTTAAGCTCTCCACAAAGATTAATGGATTCGCCGGGAAGCAATTTTGAGATCCGGTTTATCCACTCGCCTATTTCATTTTCGGAGTAGGTGTTCTCAATGCTCATCATGGGGACACTGTGCCGGACCTTGGGGAATTCTTTAGTAAGGTCGTTCCCGATACGTCGGGTTGGTGAATCGGGAGACTGATACTGAGGATTTTCTTTTTCGAGACGGCTCAGTTCGGCATAGAGCGCATCGTAGTCTCTGTCGGAAATCAGCGATTCACCCCGGCCGTAATAGGCGGCATCGTAGGTGTTGATTTGCCGCCGCAGTTCGGCAATTCTTTCTTTAACATCAGACATGCACTTCAACCTCGATCTCTTCAAAGGCAAGCGCGGCCGCGCCGATTGCACCGGCGTCTTCGCCCAGCTCCGACTCAACCAGGTCGCAGAGTTCCCACAGCTGTTGCCAGCAGTATTTCGGAATATGACGAGCGACTGTATCAAGAATAATATGACCGGCTTTCATGACTCCGCCACCCAGGATAACACGGTCGGGTGAAAGGGTATTGATAATAATTCCGATAGCATGGGCCAGTTTTTCACAGGCGATTTCGTTAATATATTGTCCGAATGGATCGCTGTCTTTGGCATAATCGTACACAAGCTTTGCACTAAGCGATTCGGGTGTTTCAAGAGCAATTCTTTTAAGGGTGCTCGGTATATCGGATTCGAATTTCATGGCCAGCATTTTAGCTAAATTTACGATTCCGGTTGCCGATGCATACTGTTCCACACATCCTTTGTGGCCACAGGTGCAGGGAAGCCCATTGGGATCGACCATAATATGGCCGATTTCACCTGCCATGCCGTGGCTGCCCTTATACACTTTGCCGTTAATCACGATACCGCCGCCGATACCGGTTCCAAGGGCAAAGCAGACCATGTTTTTTATTCCTTTACCTGCGCCGTATTTCGCTTCGGCAAGGGCAGTAATGGTGACATCGTTGGTGGCAGTCGTTTTCAAACCGAATTGCTGCATGATCGGATCGTAGATATTGGTACCTTTCCATCCCGGAAGGTTTTCGGCACCGCCAAGAACCGTACCGTCGTCATCGACAAAGCCGGGAGTCCCAAGCCCTACGCCGATACAGGATTCGGAAGACCCTTCTTTTTTTAGGAGCTTTTCGATTAACGTAAGAATATTTTCCAGCACCTTTGTGCCGCCTTCCTGTCCGCCTGTGGGGACACGGGTCAGATGACGAAAGCTGCCGTCACCCTCCATGATGATCCCTTTCAGGTTTGTGCCTCCTAAATCGATACCGATTGCAAAATTTTTCATACACTCCTCACGTAATAACTTCTTTAATACACTCGAATACTAAAAAAATATGTTTCTCATACCCACAAAAAGATTATTTTTCTCAGGTGCCGACAACAATTCGAATAATTAACGACCCACCAAATGCCGCATCCTTTAATATGGCGGCGGACCTGTTTCTGTTGGAACAATGCCGTGTATCGAATATAATTTACCTTCGGGTCTATCGTTGGTCTCCACCGGCAATCAGCCTTGGTTACCGTGAAAATCCGGAGAAAACACTCGATTTTGAGGCCATGGAACGGGATGGTATCGACTGGATTCGGCGGTCGACCGGTGGACGGGCGGTGTTGCATGATGAGGACATCACCTACAGCATCATCTTTCCAAAAGGAATCACCGGGATGGGCGGGTCTATTCCTCAAACCTATAACCTGATTTCACAATGTCTACAGGACGGCTTCCGCCGCTGTGGCATTAGGAGTTCTTCGCATGATTCGGCTCCCGATATCGTTCGGGAGAGGACTGCGGTGAGGCTCCCCTGTTTTCTGGCGCCCAACCGGGATGAAATTATGGTGGGTAACAAAAAAATGGTTGGTTCCGCCCAGAAACGGACCGCCCATGCCGTGCTCCAGCATGGTTCGATCCCCTATACCGATGCATACCGGAATCTCCCGGACTATCTTCTGCTGCCGGCGGAACAGCGGAACACCCAGAAAAGAATCCTTGCCCGAAAATGTGCCTGTGTCCGGGAAATTGCCCCATCCTGCACACAAGAAACTGTTGTCGATAATCTGATTCAGGGTTTTGTGCAGACGCTGCCGTTTAATCCCCAGACAGAAAATTGGAACCGGAAGGAAAAAGAAATCATTTCGGCAATGGCCCGTAGTGATGCCTTTGCGGAAAAATGGAAATCATTACATAAGGCGCATATATAGCCGCCGGCCGGCGTGCTACTTGAAGTATATGTGAACTTTGTTATAGTTTAGTAGCAATTACTATTGCCCTGTTGATAACGAAAGGAGCACTTAATGCGCTTTAAAGGATTCGTCATAATAACTGCAGCAGCACTGATATCCCTTGTGGGGTGCGGTTCCATAAAAGATAGGAAAGCATCCAAAGTCGAGGGTATCGATTATATGGCGCTGCAGAAAAAAGCCGAAACGTTTGTTCCCGAGATCGGAACGTACGGTGGAGAGTTGATAATGTCAACAATTTCGGATCCTAAATCTTTCAACCCCATTACCGCTACGGAAACATCGACCAGTGAATTTACCCAGTATATTTATGAAGGGCTTACCCGCATTGACGGGGTGACGAGGATGCCCGAGCCCAATCTTGCCGAGAGCTGGGAGGTTTCGGAGGACGGACTCACCTGGATTTTTCATATTCGAAAAGGAGTCCTCTGGTCCGACAGCGTGCCGTTCAGCGCCTATGATGTCGAATTCTCCTTTAATGATCTGATTTACAACGAAGATATCAACCCGAACTCGGCTCGGGATATACTACTGATTGAAGGTAAGAAAATTGAAGTAACCCCGCTGGACAGCCACCGGGTAAAATTCGTACTCCCCACTCCCTTCGCTCCTTTTCTCCGCACTGTCAATGGCGGTGTGGCGCCGATCCTTCCAAAGCACCGGTATGAAAAGTTTGTAAAATCGGGGACCTTTTCCAATGCCCTTGGTATCCAGACGCCGCCCGATTCGATGGTGGGAACCGGGAAGTTTTTGCTCGATTCGTATGTTTCTTCACAAAAAGTGACCTTCCGCAGAAATCCTCTCTACTGGGAAAAAGATTCGGCCGGCAACCGGCTGCCCTATCTTGATCGCCTTGTCTATATGATTGTCAGCGATCAAAATACGGAGTTGCTCCGGTTCAAGCGGGGAGAAATCGATGTGCTTGCAGCAAAAGGGGAAGATTATCCGGGGCTGAAAAAAGAAGAGGCTAAAAGCAACTATACGGTGTTCCGTCTCGGACCGGCAACGGGAAGCAGCTTTCTCTTTTTTAATCAGAACACCCTTACCGATTCCGAAACCGGCAAGCCCTATGTGGACCCGGTCAAGCAATCATGGTTCCGCAACCCTCGATTTCGAAAAGCTGTGGCCCATGCCCTTGATAAAGAAAGCATGATCCGTATTGTCATGAACGGCCTGGGGTATCCTCAGTGGGGTCCGATGACTCCTTCTGAAGGGTATTTTTATAACCCCGATGTTCCCCGGCAGGAATATGACCTTGAGAAGGCAAAGAAAATACTTGCCGATGAAGGATTCAAGGATTCGGACGGTGATGGTATTCTCGAGGATGCTGATGGAAACACGGTCGAATTTTCCTTTATTACCAACAGTGGGAATAATGTGCGGGTAAAGATTGCCGAAATAATCCGGAAAGACCTGGAAACGCTTGGATTTAAAGTTCATTTCCAACAGATGGAGTTCAACAGTCTGGTACAGAGAATCGATAACCGTCCGTTTAACTGGGATGCTATTCTTTTAGGACTTACCGGCGGTCCCGAGCCCCATTTCGGTAAAAATGTCTGGCATTCATCCGGGACACTCCACATGTGGTTTCCCCGCCAGAAAGAGCCATCGACTGAATGGGAAGCAACAATCGACACCCTCTTTGTATCGGGAGTCAAGGAGCTTGACAAGGCTCAGCGAAAAGCGATCTATGATGAATGGCAGCGTGTTGCGGCCGAAAAGCTACCGCTTATTTATACGGTGTTGAACGAAAGAACCGTCTGTATTTCCAATAAATTCAAGAATATTAATCCGTCACCCAACGGCGGCGTACTCCATAATATAGAAAAAATCTATATCGATACCGAAAAACAGTAATGCGTGATGAAATAATCCGGAGGATGCTGATATCCATACCTCAGCTCCTCATAATGTCTTTTATTGCCTTTCTTTTTATCGATCTCGCGCCGGGAGATATCCTGGCCAAGTACCGGTTTGATCCCCGTATTTCGTCGGAGACCGTTGAAAAGATCGAGGAAAAGTATCATTTTGATGATCCGGCGATTATCCAGTTCGGTTACTGGCTGATGCGTCTGGTTCGCCTGGATCTTGGCTATTCTTTTTCCAGGGAGGCCAATGTTTCTGCGGTCATTGCCGAGCGTTTTTTAAACACCCTCACGCTCTCGTTTTTTTCGATCCTCCTGACCTGGCTCGTTGCGGTGCCGCTGGGGATCTATGCGGCGGTGCGTCAATATTCATGGGGTGACCGGATCATGTCGGTTATCTCTTATTTCGGCATGTCGCTTCCCAGCTTTTTTCTCGCCTTGCTTTTAATGTACACCGTGTATGTGGGACGTGACCTTCCGATCATATCCGCCCTGCCCATGGGGGGCATGATTTCATCGAATTACGAGCAGCTTTCCTGGCCCCTGAAAATCGTCGACCGGGCTGCGCATCTGATTCTTCCGGTGATCATCCTGACAATTCACGCCCTGGCAGGACTCCAGCGTATCAGCAGAGGGAATATGCTCGAAGAATTACGGAAGCAATATGTGATTACCGCCCGGGCAAAAGGGCTTCCCGAAAACAAAGTGATCTACAAGCATGCCTTACGGAATGCCATAAACCCCCTTATCACGTTGTTTGGTTTTTCCTTTTCTTCCTTGTTGAGCGGCGCGGCACTGGTGGAGATCATTATCAACTGGCCGGGCATGGGAAGCCTCATGCTGGCCGCGGTGCGGGCCCAGGATACGTTTCTGGTTATGGGGAGCATGCTCATGGGCGGGGTGATGCTTATTCTCGGGAACCTCCTGGCGGATATCCTTCTGGTTGTGGCCGATCCGAGGATGCGAAAATGAATGTGCTGAAAGATAAACGGATAACAAAGAAATTTCTGCGCCATCCGCTGGCAATTCCGGGCCTTGTTATTCTCTGTGTTCTTTACTTCATAATGATATTCGCCGAGTTTTTCGCGCCCTACCATTATGATAATGCCAACCGGGGTAATTCCTATGTTCCGCCCGGCAAAATCCATTTTGTTCACAATGGAGAGTTCAGGATCAGACCTTTTGTGTATCCATATACTTATACCTTTAATAAATATTACGAACGAGTATATGTGGAGGATACAAGTCGTCCATACCCGCTCACGTTGTTTGCCGAAGGGGATGAAGTAAAGTTGTGGGGAATAATTCCCCTTTCCCGTCATTTGTTTGGTGTTAAAGGAAATCCTTCCGATTGTCGTTTTTATCTGATGGGCGGCGACAGTGTCGGACGCGATCTTTTTTCACGTATCATTTACGGTGCCAGGGTATCGCTGACCGTGGGGTTTTTCGGGGTTATCATTACTTTCTTTCTTGGATTTCTGGTTGGCGGCCTGTCGGGCTACTACGGAGGCAAAGTCGACTGGGTGCTCATGCGATTTACCGAGTGTTTTATGCTGGTGCCCGGATTTTTTCTCATGCTTGCTCTCCGCAGTGCCTTTCCGATTACCCTGTCGTCGATACAGGTCTATTTTCTTATCGTTATCATCATGAGTTTTATCAGCTGGGCCGGTTTTGCACGGGTTATTCGAGGGATGGCCCTCTCGATCAGTAAGAGAGATTTTGTTACTGCGGCACGGGCAATCGGTGCATCGGATTTATCGATCATATTCAAACATATTCTACCACAGACCCTTTCCTATGCCATTGTTTCGCTCACCCTGTCGATACCGGCATATATCCTCGGGGAATCATCCCTCAGCCTTATCGGGCTTGGCATTCAGGATCCCCATGCCAGTTGGGGTAATCTGCTCAGTGCAGCAATGAATATATCCGAAATTCAGTATCATCCCTGGATACTGATACCGGGTGTTTTTATTTTCGTTTCGGTCATGGCCTTTAATTTTGTGGGTGACGGTTTGCGGGATGCGACGGATCCCAACCGGTAAAATTGTTCCCGTAGAATATATACGGAAAAGCTCGAAAAAGACGGAAATCCCCAATCGCACCGATGAAATGGCACCGTATCGTTGCGATTAGTATTTTTTATTGTAGAGGGGAAGGATCTGGTGGTCCAGCTGGTCTTCAAAACCAGTAGCGGGCGGATAAAACCGTCTGTGGCAGGTTCGATTCCTGCCCTCTCTGATTTTTTTATTTCGGTTTCCCTCGGAAATGTGTCGATTGATGCAATGCCTCTTTAAATATATCGCAGGTAATCTCCAAAAATGGAAAATCGATCGAAATAATCCGGATCATCTTCCTGATAGTAACACTGTTTTTGATTAGGATGAATAATTTTATTGTGAATTCTAATATGAATAATTTCCGCAACATTCCCAGCATCGATTCTCTGCTGAATTCCTCTGAATTGAAAGAGACAATTCCCGAATACGGCAGAGACCTTGTGCTCTATGCTGCCCGCATTGTGGTAGGAGAATTGAGAGATACTCTCCGCGCAGGTAAAAACGTTCCTTCGCCGGGTTCAATTATTACTCGAATTATCGACCGTGTCCGCACAATAGCATCGCCGTCCCTGAAACCGGTTGTCAATGCTACCGGGGTCATTCTCCACACGAATATCGGCCGCGCGCCTCTGGGGAAAGCGGTTCTTGAAGACATTGCACCGATTGTCGCGGGGTATTCGAATGTTGAGTTCGATCTTTACAAAGGACGGCGCGGAAACCGAAACGATCATCTTTCCGGGTTGTTCTCCTATTTAACCGGCGCGGAGGATGCGATTGTTGTCAACAATAATGCGGCAGGACTCATACTGGTGTTGAGTACCTTTGCAAAGAATAAAGAGGTGATTATATCCCGTGGCGAATTAATCGAGATCGGCGGTTCGTTCCGTATACCCGAGATCATGGCCGCAGGCGGGGCAAAGATGATTGAGGTCGGTACCACAAACAGGACTCGCCTTTCCGATTATGAACAGGCGTTATCTCCGGAGACGGCTTTAATTTTCAAAGCCCATCGCTCGAACTATGCGGTAACCGGTTTTACCGAAGAGGCGTCACTTACCGGGCTGGCTTCCTTTGCACACAGTAAGGGAGTGCCCTTTGTGTATGACATCGGTTCGGGGCTTCTGAGAAAGCCCTCCTGCGGGCCGGTGGAGAAGGAGCCTGATGTCAGCGACGCCCTTGCTGCAGGCGTTGATCTGGTCTGTTTCAGTTGTGATAAACTCCTTGGTGGACCGCAGGGCGGAGTAATCGCCGGCAAGTCGGAACTCGTTTCAGTCTTGAAAAAAGCGCCGCTCATGCGTGCGCTGCGGGTAGGAAAGTTAACTATTGCCGCCTTGACCAGTGCATGCAGAAATTATCTCAGTGATGAACGGCTACTCGCTCGAAATCCCGCTTTTACAATGTTTACGATGAGCAAAGAGGCGATTGAAACAAGGGCCGAAAAATTTGTTCTGGCCCTCGAAACCAAGGGCGTATCCTCCGAAATCATTCCAAGCACCGGTCAGGCCGGCGGTGGATCGCTTCCGGACGCCACATTCGACAGCGCAGCCGTTGCACTCTTTCCGCAGGGAAAAACATCCAGAGAAAAAGAAAAATTCTCCGAACATATTTTTGATTCTCTGTTACGCCTCGATCATCCGGTACTGGGCGTACTCAGGGAAGGCAGGGTTATTCTTGATATGTTGACGGTTGGTGATGATGAAATCGAGTACATTGCCGGGGCACTCACATCGGTTGTTCAGGAAGCCGGAAGGTTGTTAGCATGCCAAAACATCTGATTATGGGAACCGCCGGTCATATCGACCATGGAAAAACGGCCCTTGTCAGGGTTCTGACCGGCATTGAATGTGATACGCATAAAGATGAAAAACGTCGTGGAATAACAATCAATCTGGGTTTTGCTCATCTCGATTTGGCAAACGGCGACTCTGTCGGCATTGTCGATGTACCCGGGCACAAGAATTTTGTGCATACAATGGTAAGTGGCGCATGCGGTATCGATTTTGCGCTCATGGTGGTTGCTGCCGACAGTGGTATCATGCCTCAAACCAGAGAGCATCTTCAGATAATGGAAGTTCTCGGAATATCAAAAGGCCTGATTGCCTTGACAAAGATTGATCTGGTGGATGAAGAGGTGTATGAACTGGCAAAAGAGGAGGTGTCGGAATTTGTGGAAGGCACTTTTCTCGCCAATGCGCCTGTTATCGGTGTTTCGTCGAAAACCGGTAAGGGAATCGATGAGATCAAAGAAGGTATCGAAACCATAGCAGCAACAATACACGAACGGCTGGCCGGTGAGATTTTCCGGATGTTTATCGACCGGATTTTTACGGTGAGCGGTTTCGGTACGGTCGTTACCGGTTCGGCGTTAAGCGGCATTATTCACAGGGAAAGCAAAGCATATTTAGTTCCAGGAGAAAAGGAGCTCCGTGTTCGAAGAATCGAACGGCATGAGCAGGAAGTCGAGTCTGCCCGTGCCGGTGACCGTGCATCATTAAATCTTGTAGGATTAAATCGAGAAGAATTTCAGCGGGGGATGGTTATTTCCGATCGCCCCTTGCGTCCTACGATGCTTCTTGATGTCAAGTTGCGACTTTTTGAGTTCAGCCGGCTCTTCAATCTCTGGACTCATTCGATCTTTATCCTGGGGACCTACGAGAGCCAGGTACGCATTCATCTTATTGACAAAGACAATATGCGGGGCGGTGATACGGCACTGGCCCAGGTTCATCTTCCAGAGCCCTGTATCGCACGGGCCGGAGACCGGTTTGTTATCCGGAGTACCTCAAGCGACATAACGCTGGGTGGGGGGGAAGTAATCGATTCTGCACCGTTGCACCACAAACGGCGGCCGCAGAAACTGCTGGACGCAATCGGTCGTATCGCGGAAGGGAAACTCCCCGAACTTGTTGCCGCCGAGGTAAATAAACATGTCGGGCCGGTCGGCAATAAAACAATTGCCGAAGTATTAAATGTCGCTGCCGCCGATGTCGCGGCTATTCTCCTTGACAATCCGCCAGAAACGATCAGTGTTTACGCCGATAATGACACAGTCTATGCTGCGGGGAAAGAAACGCACGTTAAATTCAGAGAAATTGCACTCAGAAAAATCAATGCGTTCCACAAGCATAACCCTATGGAAGATAATGGCTTGTCAACCAATGAGCTTCTGGGTATGATGGGTGTCGATATACGGTCTGAAGGGGAACCCTATGTCAGGTGTATGCTCGAAGACCTGGAAAAGCAGGGATTGCTCAAGAAGGTCCGTCATACCTGGGCACGGAAAGATCATGAGGCAACGATTCCTCCCGAGAGAAGAGACCAGATTAATTTTGTCGAAAATTTCATGAAAAAACCCGGTATGAAGGTTCCGATAGTGAGCGAACTCGAAAAGGAAGCGGAAAAAAGGGGTATTGAAGAGAAATGGCTTCGACAAATTCTGAGATTCCTGGTAAAACAGGAGAAAATCTACTTTACCGAAGGCGTTTATCTTCATGCATCAGTGGTTGATCCATGCAGGGAAAAGCTTCTGAATGCTCTGGTAGATAAACCTGAAGGTGTTACGGTTGCCGAATTTCGGGATATTATTCAGGGCAACAGGAAAATATGTGTTCCCATGATTAATATTTTTGATTCAGAAGGATATACGCAGCGTGAGGATGATAAGAGAGTTATCACGAAGAAGGGAAGGCAATACATTCAGTACAAGGGGAAAAACTGAATGTAAACTCAAAAGGAGGCCTTATAATGAATACAGCGGGATTTTTCAATGATGATTATACCACCTATACAATAACATCAATGTTTCCGCCCCGCCCATGGCGGAATTACCTTTTCAATGATCGATTTCTTATCTGCTGCGATCAGTTCGGTATCGGGGGAAGCTGGGATACGAATCCCGACGGTACTCGTTCGTTCTGTGCGGGCGGCGCCGATAACCGGCTTATCTATATTCGGGATAACAATGATGGCTCCTACTGGGCTGCAAACCGGAATTACAAGCGCGAAAAATGGGAAGTATTTTTCTGTGAAGTCGGTGTGGGATATTCCAATGTAGTCTCAAAGCACAAAGGAATACGTACCTCATTCAAACTCTTTGTGCCCACCGAAGGTCTTGTTGAATGCTGGAGTGTCGAAATTGAAAATACGGGTGATTCAAAAAGGGATATCAGTTTTTATCCCTATATGGAGAGCACCATTCCCGGTATACGAATTCCGGCATGTAATGGTGCTTTTTTTGAGCCGGAAATGAATGCAATATTTCATTATAACAGAAATGTACAGAATAATATTCCTTTTCCAACCATGTTTTTCGCAGCCGAATTTACACCTGATAAGTATGATACCACTAATCGAAGATTCAGGGGTGTTTACGGCTCCAATGCTCATCCCGACACGCTTGAAGGTGATGGACAACTGGCAAGCCTGAACACGTCGTTCGATCATCTTATGGCAGCAGTCATGCAATACGATACCGTTCTGGAACCGGGAGAAAAAAAGACATTCAGATTTGTCGCCGGTCTTGTTGATGACCCCAAAAACGCACCCTCGATTGTCAACGGGAAGCTTTCTGCACACTATTACGAAGAAGAGCTGCAGAGGCTCCACAACAAAAAACAGCGATACCGTGAACGTTTCTGCATATCCACCCCTGATGATGATATCAATGCTTTCGGCAGCGTTTGGCTGAAACAACAGGTCAATCTGGGGAAAACGTTTGGCCGGGTATCAGGACTCAGGTTTCGGGATTCCATGCAGGATATCGCCGCCTATATTCCCCTCGATCCTTCCACGGCCAGGGAGCGGATCCTCCATATTTTAACCAAACAGTATCCAAACGGTAATACGCCCCGTCAGTGGATCCCCTTTGACGAACGGCTTTACCGGGACGGTTCGGCATGGATCGCTGAAACGGTGTGTCAGTATATCAAGGAAACCGGGGAATTTGATTTGCTGAAAGAAGAAATTCCCTATTTAAGGAGCGATGAAAAGGGCTCGGTACTCGACCATATGATGCGGGGACATGAATTCCTCTATAATGAAACGGGTGAACACGGTCTCT is part of the Chitinivibrionales bacterium genome and encodes:
- the selB gene encoding selenocysteine-specific translation elongation factor, giving the protein MPKHLIMGTAGHIDHGKTALVRVLTGIECDTHKDEKRRGITINLGFAHLDLANGDSVGIVDVPGHKNFVHTMVSGACGIDFALMVVAADSGIMPQTREHLQIMEVLGISKGLIALTKIDLVDEEVYELAKEEVSEFVEGTFLANAPVIGVSSKTGKGIDEIKEGIETIAATIHERLAGEIFRMFIDRIFTVSGFGTVVTGSALSGIIHRESKAYLVPGEKELRVRRIERHEQEVESARAGDRASLNLVGLNREEFQRGMVISDRPLRPTMLLDVKLRLFEFSRLFNLWTHSIFILGTYESQVRIHLIDKDNMRGGDTALAQVHLPEPCIARAGDRFVIRSTSSDITLGGGEVIDSAPLHHKRRPQKLLDAIGRIAEGKLPELVAAEVNKHVGPVGNKTIAEVLNVAAADVAAILLDNPPETISVYADNDTVYAAGKETHVKFREIALRKINAFHKHNPMEDNGLSTNELLGMMGVDIRSEGEPYVRCMLEDLEKQGLLKKVRHTWARKDHEATIPPERRDQINFVENFMKKPGMKVPIVSELEKEAEKRGIEEKWLRQILRFLVKQEKIYFTEGVYLHASVVDPCREKLLNALVDKPEGVTVAEFRDIIQGNRKICVPMINIFDSEGYTQREDDKRVITKKGRQYIQYKGKN